A stretch of DNA from Pseudoalteromonas ruthenica:
GGCGCTATTAAATATGGCTGCACCTGTGGCTGCTGTAACGGTTTCTTTACCCGCATTGATCATATCAGCATCGAGCTCATCTTCGCTGGGGTAGGGACCCATACCCAATAACCCGTTTTCTGATTGCAACATTACCTCAATGCCGTGCGGTACATAGTTGGCCACCAGCGTGGGAATACCAATACCTAGGTTAACGTAATATCCGTCTTCGAGCTCTTGCGCCACACGTTGGGCGATTTGTTCGCGGTTTAATGACATGCTCAGTACTCCTTAGGCAGTGCGTGTGGTAACACGTTCAATACGTTTTTCAAAATCGCCTTTGATAACGCGATTAACGTAAATCCCTGGGGTATGGATTTGGCTGGGCTCCAACTCGCCCGGCTCGACAATCTCTTCCACCTCAGCAACGGTAATTTTACCCGCCGTTGCGGCCATGGGGTTGAAGTTCATGGCCGTATGGCGAAATACCAAGTTGCCGTAGCGGTCGGCTTTCCACGCCTTAACAATGGCAAACTCACCGGTGACTGATTCTTCGAGAATATAGGGGCGACCATTAAATTCTTTCACTTCTTTGCCTTCGGCGACTGGTGTGCCGTAGCCAGTGGCGGTGTAAAAGGCTGGAATACCGGCACCGCCGGCGCGCATCTTCTCAGCCAA
This window harbors:
- a CDS encoding CoA transferase subunit A; protein product: MSGFDKVVTSYADAMAGIKDGDTVIAGGFGLCGIPEGLISEIKRLGVKDLTVVSNNCGVDDFGLGVLLEDKQIKKIMASYVGENALFERQMLDGELEVELTPQGTLAEKMRAGGAGIPAFYTATGYGTPVAEGKEVKEFNGRPYILEESVTGEFAIVKAWKADRYGNLVFRHTAMNFNPMAATAGKITVAEVEEIVEPGELEPSQIHTPGIYVNRVIKGDFEKRIERVTTRTA